The genomic stretch ATGTTAAGCACCACTTATGACTGGATTTTTGTCTTGATGGTAATTGGTTTGATAATAAATTCTAAGTTTTGATGGTCAATATTGGTAATGTCGGGTTTGGTGGTAAGAAGGTGTTGGTTTTGATGACGAGACGTTGTTGGTTGTGACGGTAGGTTTAGTTTGAGTAGTGAAGGTGTCTGTCAGGGAGCtcagcatctgaaaaacaaaaggaggCAACGTCACTCCCTGCCGTGACCGAGTGACCGTCACATCAAACAGGGCTTTCTGAGCGGCGCCTTGGCCCCGCGGTGGCTCCtgtggcctcctccagcccctgctcggAGGAGAAGGGCAGACCTCAGCTAAACTGCACGTGGCTGCATCCTCGTCTCACCAACCACCTTGGGGTCGAGCTGACCGACCAGAAGCCATCAGAAACTTGCTGGAGAGAACACGGGGGAGATTGACTGCGTCAAAGCTGCTCCTTCTCCCATCCCAGCTGGATTGGTCTTAAAGCACAAGATTTAAGAACAGCCATTTTCAGCCTTATTGATTGACTCAAAGTAACACAAGTCCTGGTGAGGAGGCTCAGCCGACCAGTCCATTCCCCATGTCTGTCCTGAGCGCGTTTGAGAGGCTCCGTGCTCTCTGGCACGCTGCTGAGGTCAGAGGCCATCACTCCCAAAATCCTATTTCAGACCCAGTTTTCAAAAACAGACTGACCTTCCACAAGATGAAGCCAACTAACATCCACGGACTCGATGAAATGCTAAAATCGTCAAAGAGTTAAAAAGCCTTTCCCATCCTTCGTgccgcagtgggatggggaagcgGGAGGGGGGCAGCATCCCCCTGTCACCAACAGCCCTGGTGtctgtccccagcagctcccacgaAGCCCCAGGCTCCAGTGCCCCGACCCGAGACCAGAGCCCAGACAGTGACTTTCTTACTGTATTTCCGACTGGTTTAGAAAAAGAGACGAGTTTGCCACCTGCCGGCCAGAGAATTCACTGAAGCCAAGCCGGTGTTGGCGCAGAGGCGGTTTGTTCTGTTTGGTTCCCAATTTATCAGCTGGAACAGAGGCTTTTAGTGCAATAAGGACTATTTTGCTATTAATATCATTTTTACAACATTAGTATTTGAAAGACCTCAATTCAGTCCTCCTTAAATTTTCCTTGCTAAAGAGATAAATACCGTATTAAATTTAACAAGAAGAATTTCCTCCATgctgtattttcagaataaaactttTGGTCGTCTGTGTCCTAAAATACAGTTGTTTTTccacaaatgctttttgctttagcAAACTGTTCAGTGTAAGACGCCGCACTGTAGAAGTCAGGAAACTGACTTTAATACCAGCCcacttctctgcatttttaaGCCTATACGAACAGAAAAACCAAAGCTAGGAAATAAAACAATAGCAGGAATTTAACATACTCTCCGGGTGTTAAATTGCGAAGCGTCCTCTGGAGGGTTAACGACTGTCAACTCAGTGTGTTTAGCAGAAGGCAGGTCTACATCTGAAACAACAATATTTCAGTGTTATCACCAAGTTACGTTACTCTGAATAAGCATCAGCACTATGTCACCAACTAGCCGGACATAGCACCTATTGAAATCGATTCTCTGTCAGTCTTTTAGGAAGACGGTGTTTCACTGCGACATTACGAGCCTGGAAGGCTCATGTCATCATCTTCCTTCTTGACTACTGAGGCTCATGTCCACCTACCAGTGTCTTTTTTAAGATACAGCTGCCCAAGGTTTTATTTCCTAGTTAGTTGGACTGAATTTAATACGGCATCTCGCTTCTCTCCCACAACCATCAGATCACATTAAAATTACTTGCCGCTCAACGCCTCCGCAGCTTTATTTCAGACTTTCTTAGcagtcatttaaaaatggaaagaaaaaaagcctatcaactttttttttttttaaatattaatgcagACTGTTGGGAAGCCGTGATGTAAAGCAGAGATTTCATCACACAAGCATTTAAAGATTGTTGTACACGATAGTGTCTCTGTGAGTACCGAGGAGCCCTGCAAACATCCCTTACCTTTCACGTACTCCTTGGGCATGATGGAGCTGCGTTTCTTGCTCTCACCAGCACCAGGAGGCTTCTCTTCCTTGTAGGGCTGCTTGCTGCCCTGGGTTCTGTATTGCTCACATAAATAGCCGCCTGGGGGACTGgattcttccttcttctcccgtgttttcttctggaaacgAGGATCTAAATATTCCAAGAAGCCTTTCAGTTTCCTgatatgtttcttctttttcttctttttcttatgtttgcGATTGTCATTGTCAAAGCGGAGCACAGAGAAATCCGAATCATAAAGTCTGAAGGAAACATGCAAGTTAAAGATAGAAAACAGATGTGGCACTTGATGCATATATGAACTGTTATTTATTTTACCACAGGTGATGACTTGCAGcgcctcagccattctgtggtaATTTCTGCACATCTAACTTACTTTAGATGCAGCAAACTTAAGCCCTCAGTTTGAAGGACTATAGGTCCCGGTTTGTACACAAATCATTAACAGGGGCTACTTGTGGAATatgtggaatttaaaaaaaatagtaactgtTGAAACCTAATCAAGAACGGTGTGCAGATGTGATTCTAACAATGTGGTCCAGATCTAGTGTTCTAACACAATTCAGCAATATTGTTCCTATCTTCACTTGACCAACCTAACGACACGATCCCCAGCCAGATTATGCTAGATAAATAACTTAGTGACAGTGGAAAAAAGGCAGACATGAgaaacacccagaaaaaaaattaggaaaaattgctGATTATGCTGGAATCCTTGCTTACTTGTAATCCTTCTCTCGATGTTTATCTttggacttctttttcttcttgaccttcttgtattttttcattctttggtcATCTATCTTTCGGCATTTCTTTTCTACTTCGCTTCCACTTTCTTCTGTGTGGGTgtattttcttttgccatttctcagtttttctttttcattttcccgGGAAGAGTCTTCAAAACTTGCATGAGCTGGCGGGGGCGGGAGTGCATGCCTCTCCCGGGAGTATCTGTCGGATTGCTGAGGTACTGGACAGTGGTGTGGGTTTGCTCTGTGGCTGCTGAAGTGGTGACCGTCCTCCTCTCTGGAGGGGGCGGTGTGAGGCCACCTGCCTTTGCAATGATAGTCCTTGTGTGACCGGTTGTAAGCTTGGCTCGATTTGTCATAGTCTTTATCACAATAAGAGGACCTTCTCTCTCTGCCATCTCTTGTTCCATGAGAGGAATAATAATCATTGTAGTATCTGCATTTTTCCCATCTCCGAGGTTCATCTTGATAGTATCTTTCTCTGCTCcaagttctctctcccttggaATGATAATACCTATTCCTGTCTTGTTCTGTTCTTTCCCTGCTTCGGGATCTATAACGAGAATATTTTCCTGAGCTTTTGCCGTTATTTGGAGTGTTTCTTTCATTATGGGAAGATCTGTACTTGCTTTCGCTGCAATACTCCTGCTTATGACGATTTTGCTTATTCGTTTCCACACTGCGAGAGCACCTCCTCCTCTTGTGGGGATGATCATCTGGTTTGCTCCTGCtttgcttctccttctccctctcctcagtGTCCGAGTGTTCTCTCTTCCTTCGGTAGTGCTCTTTGTCGGTTTTTTTAGAGtcatatatttttctcttgtattttttcctatgcttatcttcttcacattttttattaCTCAGTCCCTCATTTTCCCTAGAAAATTGACTCTCCAAAACTTTATCCAGCTTCGTAATAGAAGAGTCATTAACAGGTGGTACCTCTACGTAGTTATTAGAAATGTCCTTTGTATCTTGGCATTTATCTGTAATATCTAGAGATGCAAGTTTTTTAGAACTACATTCAACGTCAGACCTCACAGAGGAAGTTTGCCctaatttctcttctctctcaggAGATCCTTTGATGTacaaaggattttcttttgaaatgagtTCAGGTTCTTTTGATCTTCTTGGTTTGTCTTTGTCTCTACTGTCTTCAGACTCACACTGCCCAAAGAATTCATCTTCAGCATCCAAGGATTTTTTCCTGACCTTGTGCTGGCCATTGATATTGGGATGCGCGTTATCAGCTTTTGTTATAATACTTTCAGCAACAGCTTCTTTGGTAGAAATGGTTTCAGAATCTGATTGAGCAAAAAGATTCTCAACCTCACAGCtaaagttggaaggaaccttcctGGATTCCTCATAGGCAAATAGTGCTTCCATCACTACAGTTTCCATAAGAGCATCGTTCTCAGAAGATTTCTGAGGTCCAGGGGCActgcacaaaataaaaacacatttttcacttgaaaaagtCCATCTAAAAGATGAATGTTAAGAGTAAAATCCCCTTAGGTAAAAAAATTGGTGACTACTGGAAAGCTCTGAGACATTCTCTTTAGAAACCCATTCTTACACCTTCCTCAGCTCCCAGCTTCCCCTCGTGATTCTTCAagtattgcattaaaaaaaaccccacccagcaCATGTCTCCCTCCACCAGCTGCTCTGAATCCCATCAATAGCCAAAACCACTGTATTTGCTCTACCCCcaaccagaaaaaaagtaaacacgtggatttccctctctcccccaaatGGAAGAGCGGATGGTGGGAATTTACATTCACACATCCTaggatggaaaaaaatggaaagaggaaTAGAAAAAGTATTCcagacaatgggaaaaaaatggagaaacatTCTGTGAAGAAATGAAAGTTTTCCAAGAGGCATCATCTGTATTTAATGTCAGAATAATATATGCTCAGTGCTCATGTTTGCAACACTAGATGTACAGTGTGGAATTCTCTGTACTGATTTAAATCTTTCTATTAAATAGTATTAGTAGACAGGTAAAACAATGATAAACTTGTATGAAATCTTGTTTTAATCAAGAGTGTACTCATTTTACCTTATTTCCTCTGACAAGCTGTTCAACTGGCTGTACGTGAGAGATTCTAAGATTACTTCTTGAGGAACCGGTGACAAAGCTATAGGTATCTACAATTGAAAAGCAGAAGTtaatagacagaaaaaaatactatctttGGTAGAAAATTACAGTTTGCAAAATTTCTACATTAGATGTTAAACAAGATCGCTTTGAGTTATATGCGCTATCCCCGTTTTACGCATCACCCCGCCAAACACGGTTATGAAATTTAGGAAGCATTATCTCAGGTGAACTTCTCTTAATTTGACACGTTCTGCTATGTCAGCTCAGCTTCTCATGGGATAACAGCACAAAGTGCTACGATGAAATTTGTGCTGTGTGTTTTCTGGGTATTTCACCTGATTAGGAACATTATAATGCTCCTGAATACCGAATACATCACGGGTGAGAGATTCTAGATGGAACAAACATAACTCACTGTTTCAAGCAATccatttgttttagaaaagaaaatctcagaagGTTTAACGGGTTGGACTTGGCAAGTGGAATCATCAAGTTTCAGTCCATTTTCTTTAGATTCATTATCTAAACTAATAGCACCATTTAGTGAATCATTTTTTGGCAGCTCATGCTGGGctctttcttcttcagcagtCTGACAGGAAGAATGGGAACTCTGCAAGGTACAGACCACCTTTCCAATCGGTATTCCATTCGAAGAGATAATGTTGCAATTCCTTTTAAACAAGCCCTTCGAGTCCTCAGGTTTTCCTGAAGTTTCTGGAACGTAATGGGCTGCGTTATCAGGGCCGAGCTTAGGGTTTCCATTCACTGCTGGCTCAGCGAAAATTTCATCAGGAACTTCTTGTTTGGAAAAGTTAGTAGCCACTGCCATCATAGATGCGTTTGAGGTAGACTCTGCTGCAGAGGAATGTGTAATTGTGGATGAAGGAACAGGCTTGCTCACATCCTCATCCTCCACAGCGCTGCTCagacagtcaggttgtgacacaGTCTGGCGTGCAGGCAATTTGTTATGAATACTGATCGTGATCTTCTGGTTTTTCGATGGATCCATATTTGAAGGCCTGGCAATTGCCCAGTTTTGAACACAAGCCGTTGGCGGAGCTGAAGATGGTCTTTTTAGGGTGATACCAACGGCATTTGGATCCTCTTTCAGGGGTCCATTTCCATTTAAACGATTtgaattctgtatttaaaataagagATTGCAAGATGGGCATGTGCAAACACATagcatttaaagttttaaaacatgaaattctCCTACTAAATATTTCTACAAATTGCCTCAACACCtaagaagaaaaaacacccacCTTCAAATACAAATGTGTTTAATTCTTGCTTTTGGTTTACTGCATATTGATATCAAATGACCCATCATTTTTGAAACCCACCCAAACAACTTAATATGAACTAAAGCTATTcccacatatatttattttcgcCTTCAAACATTCCCTGAAAACATTGGAATAACTGTTCTGGTACTCAGGAACAAGACATTTTCTCTGTGTCAGCTAAAGTGACACCGATGGTGGGGggaatcttttttaatttttttttttaattatttaagcatTAATAGACTACTTAAACTGTCCCAAGAGCGTAACTCTCGGTGCTTTAGAAAGCTGAGCTGGAAGTATAAAGTAATGAAGTAGCATGGCTGCACAATTTAGGATTAGCCACTGTGAATAattctggctgcagcaggagggctgTGAAGAAAgctgcagggtgggaggggaaaatGAAGCTCAAATGctaaaaaccaacaacaaaccccatACCAAAACCCAAATCCACTCTCAATTTGGTGCCGTTACCTGCCCCCCTCAAATTACCTTAATCATGTGAGGAGGGAGTCGTGGTCCCATAAATCCGGCCTGTTTACTATTAGCCCCCCGCTGACCAAGGAACGAGCGGGGGTAAGACGGAGCTGGTAAGTAAAAAGCACGTTCTCCCAGCGTCAAATCATAGCGCCTTGGGAAAAGAAGAGGGATCTTAGTTTAGACTTTTCAACCTATTCTTGGATTAAAGCCCATCCTATAAATTTTACAGGAACAGTTTATATGACACAGAAGACATACACAAAGACTTAACCAAGACTACAAAGTGAAAATTAGATATCAGTCTTCATACAATGACTGTCCTTTTCAGAGCAATAACTCATCCTTACACCATCTATGGACTTAATTTCCCCTCTTTTCTAGATTAGCCAGCTACAGAGAGCATGTATATAGCAATGTACACAAGTGCAACAGTTTAAGGCCAAGCAATGAAAGATAATAAATGACATGGGGAGTTCTAGGTCAGACAGAACTGCATTATACAAATAGTAATCTTTTCctaggacagaaagaaaaacacttgaaaagaagaaaaatatcaataaCAGGAGAGTAAATACGTTCTGAACACATTTAGTACTTCTTATTACCTGATATAAAAAAGTACATAAGCTTGCTGATTGAGAACTGTTTTGATATCAGAAAGCTCTACTGAGGCATCATTCATTCGATACCAAAGTCCGTTACCAGCCTACAAATAAAGACAAGGATATCTTTAGATAAACCGCATGTTTTCCAAATGACATCACAGAACGCTACAGAATAAAACAtaccaaaacaaatcaaacaaaacatgTAATGTAACCTTTTCCCTTAAAAACAATGGTTACCAGTagcaatttaatttctttgttagCACAGACTGTACTCAAGTTAGAAATCAAGCAGGTATCTACCTTTATGAAGCAGAGATAGTGTCCTGCGTTACAGTTGAAGCCACTATGTACAAGAACTGCATATAAAGCATAGATGAGGGGTTCTCCCATTGACTGGGACATATATGCTCGAAGATCCAAATATTCAGGATATTTTACATCCTAAACACAGACCAAGAAGATTCAAAAGTTATCTTGGAATACTTCATGAAATAGCATGAGAAAAACACAGACTAGGATTATATATTTttgattcatttaaaaatacctatTGTCATAAACAACACATTAGTTTTAAGTTGCAGAGAACTGTTTTCTACAGAATTAGCTCTTTAAGAGTAAGGTATAATCTTATGGTCATACAGGAATTTTATCgttattgaaaaagaaagaaaaagccatagTTGCTATATCGACATTTTCGTTAGACTATAGTTATTAGTCTATAGTTATTGCCTGCAAACTTGAACAACTTTTAAATAAGTATTCATCTTTGGGAAATCTTCCGTTCCAAGAAGATAAAGTTGCATTACAGCTGTAAATATACCTTGTTGATCTTTCCACCTGTAAAATTTGCAAATCTTTTCAGTGATATTGTGAGAACGTTGGAAGAACGGTGTATCGTGTACCTCTTTGAAGCAGGAACCATCTTTTTGCACCTTAAAAACAAGCACAGACAGATGTTTAACAGCATATTCTTCCCCCCGCAAAAAAAGTCAAACAAGTTTTCATCTCTCACACCTGCTTATGCCATTTGAATGATATTTACTTGcataatatgttttttcttttcgtAAAACCATACACTGCATTTCAGGTTTGTTAGTAGAGAGAACATTTCAGTGTGCAAACCCACACTGAGGAAGGCTGACAAGCCCCTGTGTAGACAGTATGAGGAATAAAAGTCTCATGTGAGCTAATGGCCACAATTCTTATAATATATTTCCAAATACtcaaacagaaacacaaaaactACTCACTTAGAAACAAATGTATTATTTTCCAAGCTTTGAATGATTTCAGTGTATTAGTTGTATAAACAAAACTAAATGAAAGAACAACAGAACGTCGTGTCTCGTTATCTTATTTCTAAACGAAGTCAAAAGATAACTTATGCTCCAAGTCGTGCGATACATTAAATGCATATCTTGTATTAAGATGCAATTAGTAATAATCTTACTTGCTACACTTATAGCTATTTTCACCGTCCAGTTGTTCTGGTTTCACAAATTGTTCCAGAGCTCTGGTGACAGATGTAACTGCCTGGATGAATAAGAAAGTAGAGCACTAAGtcactggaaatgcaaaattTCAAACACTTACTAGTAGTTTACGAGAGAACCTTGGTAGTTCATACTTAAGTGACCTGCTGTGAACCAGCAAACACaagaaggaggaggcagaaacaAAGTATGATGAGCTTTTACCACATTCGAAAATGATTCTactccaaaataaattaattttgcagtacTGTAGACAGC from Numenius arquata chromosome 14, bNumArq3.hap1.1, whole genome shotgun sequence encodes the following:
- the USP42 gene encoding ubiquitin carboxyl-terminal hydrolase 42, which encodes MTIVNKPKSSKSKKSSSRRSDKSKKPRTKKMTSRTANLSRVPSAEDPNKVSVDKGPGGAIYCRSSQKPKPFAQRDLIINDGIAPPQRILFPPEKICMDWQQTQSVGVGLQNLGNTCFLNSTLQCLTYTPPLANYMLSLEHTQSCHEEGFCMMCTMETHINQVLCCSNNAIKPTSVINGLKRIGKHFHFGSQEDAHEFLCFTVDALQKACLNGSTKLDRSSQATTLIYQIFGGYLRSRVKCLNCKAVSDTYEPFLDITLDIKAVTSVTRALEQFVKPEQLDGENSYKCSKCKKMVPASKRYTIHRSSNVLTISLKRFANFTGGKINKDVKYPEYLDLRAYMSQSMGEPLIYALYAVLVHSGFNCNAGHYLCFIKAGNGLWYRMNDASVELSDIKTVLNQQAYVLFYIRRYDLTLGERAFYLPAPSYPRSFLGQRGANSKQAGFMGPRLPPHMIKNSNRLNGNGPLKEDPNAVGITLKRPSSAPPTACVQNWAIARPSNMDPSKNQKITISIHNKLPARQTVSQPDCLSSAVEDEDVSKPVPSSTITHSSAAESTSNASMMAVATNFSKQEVPDEIFAEPAVNGNPKLGPDNAAHYVPETSGKPEDSKGLFKRNCNIISSNGIPIGKVVCTLQSSHSSCQTAEEERAQHELPKNDSLNGAISLDNESKENGLKLDDSTCQVQPVKPSEIFFSKTNGLLETIPIALSPVPQEVILESLTYSQLNSLSEEISAPGPQKSSENDALMETVVMEALFAYEESRKVPSNFSCEVENLFAQSDSETISTKEAVAESIITKADNAHPNINGQHKVRKKSLDAEDEFFGQCESEDSRDKDKPRRSKEPELISKENPLYIKGSPEREEKLGQTSSVRSDVECSSKKLASLDITDKCQDTKDISNNYVEVPPVNDSSITKLDKVLESQFSRENEGLSNKKCEEDKHRKKYKRKIYDSKKTDKEHYRRKREHSDTEEREKEKQSRSKPDDHPHKRRRCSRSVETNKQNRHKQEYCSESKYRSSHNERNTPNNGKSSGKYSRYRSRSRERTEQDRNRYYHSKGERTWSRERYYQDEPRRWEKCRYYNDYYSSHGTRDGRERRSSYCDKDYDKSSQAYNRSHKDYHCKGRWPHTAPSREEDGHHFSSHRANPHHCPVPQQSDRYSRERHALPPPPAHASFEDSSRENEKEKLRNGKRKYTHTEESGSEVEKKCRKIDDQRMKKYKKVKKKKKSKDKHREKDYKLYDSDFSVLRFDNDNRKHKKKKKKKKHIRKLKGFLEYLDPRFQKKTREKKEESSPPGGYLCEQYRTQGSKQPYKEEKPPGAGESKKRSSIMPKEYVKDVDLPSAKHTELTVVNPPEDASQFNTRRMLSSLTDTFTTQTKPTVTTNNVSSSKPTPSYHQTRHYQY